AGGTAGATTTGATATTTGGTAGATAGGTTAGTAGATTAAACCGGCTAATGTTGCAGCCTCATCTCATACAGTTCATAATGATTAATTGTCTTGAAATCCTATCCCAAAATTGTGTATACATGCATGATGTGATCTTTTTGGTAGTCTCTTTGTAGATCGATTTTGTTCTGTCTAAAACTTTGTATTCAAGCCAATGTAATGTGGAGACAGGAGTAGATTCTTCTCTTGGCATTTACTCACTGCATGAGGAGTTTTTACCCAGGGTATTGTGTGAAAATGTACCATAGATATAGAAAACCCTTTTGTTGTGGTTACTCATCACTGTGCTAGAGGAGCTCACATGATCATGGATGCCATCTGCTGACAAGATTGGTGCATTACATACttctggaaatgtttttcattctttgtAGGCTGAAATATTCAGGAAGCAATGTCTTATGTTATGTTGACATAAGTGGAAGACAACTgcaatttgtttaaaaagtgtaacAGCTTTATTAAGACTTGAGGCCCTAAAACTCCGCTCACTACAGTATGATTGACAATTGATTTCAATTCACCcctgaaatgacaaaaaaggttgggctcaaatttaaaaaaatatcttttctaaaacaaaatgtatacaatatcCTCCAACAAATACATGCAAAAGAAATAAACGGTTGACTAATCATGGCTgctatacaaaaaaaagaagaatggcAGCTTTTACTTTACACCTAACAGCAAGTTGAAGGTTGTCTTGCTGTTTTTCATAAGGAATCATCAGACTAAGGATTATAACTTTGTAAAtactttgattttcttttgaaatgtaggTCCCATACATACTATTTTCTACCcctaatacattttaaatatatattaacttCATTAAAAAGTAGACAAGTCAGTGATGGGGCCCCATAGTCCTTTCACATTATCTAAACGTCTGGCTGCGACAGAAGTACCAGTCTAAAATACAATCCTCTACAACCCAGCTAACATCTTCCGTCCAGTGTTTACAGTCGGATTTCATCATACAGAGGCCTGAAGATAACATAATGTAAGTATTCATTGGACAAAACACTGCGTGGCCCCATtgctcatcatcatcattgaaGATTCTCAAGGTTAAACTGGAGATAAAGTGACACGCACTGTATTCAGATCACATTTGGAGGTGAGATGTCAAAGCTATGGATGAGTCGCATTAGGTTATCAACTGTTTGGATCTGGATTATGAGGGCTAAACTAAACTAATGAATTGGGTACAACAACATTTCCCATGTAGCCCCAGTAAAAATAGTTTTTAGGACTGATTTTAATCGAATTGTGTCCTAATGTAAATCTCAGGAACAAGCTCAGCTAAGCCCTCTTGAAAGGATGGCCTTTCAAagtcttaaaaaaaactaatcGCTGagcattaaacaataaaactgacaGTGCTTTCTAGGAACAGAGACAGTAAAACCATTCATTTATATTGAGGGGGTTATTACAAGAAGCGCAATTCCTGGAACAGACAGGTTGCTCTTACATCATGTTATTAGATAAAACAGCTTGCGAAATGTGTCCTTCCTTATACTGTATTTCATCAGTGTAACCTATTAACTGTCAGGAAAAAAACCCTCTAAAACAAGGTCGACCAGTGAATATGAGAGCAAACAGGCACCACAGAACTTAACTAATACCAGGActagtttgacattttacatCTGAGGAGCAACTACTTAGCCATTAGTGTTTTTCAACCTGTTTGTACGTCACAGTTGTGCTGGGTACTTGTTGCACCGTAGTTCTACAGCTGTGGGAGACGCAGATAAGACAGGCCTTTTAGATCCATTTAAAATAGGGTTGAAATAATGCAATCTTCTACATAAAGTGAAAATTAATTCCCAGTTAACATTTTACTCTGTAAGGTTTAAAATTGTGTAATATAAAATTACATCAATATTATTTCAGGTCACAAAACACCTTTCACTATTGGATATGTGGCAGCACGGACTGCATTTACCTTTTCCCTTATGAGCAGTAGCTGGTACTTGAAAAGTAGCATTagtaacacacatttacaaaaaaagagaaatgaaaccGTAAAACATTAACAGTAATGTATGTGTGTCCTTTAGCAAATTGTCCATATATAGTAGAGGGCAGCACTGAGATGACTGCAGGTCAACAGGATACCTAAGAGGTGCTGCACGATACATTGCAGTCAAAAAATCCAATCCCTCAGAAGCAATCCCAAAAAAATACCGGAAACTTTTTAGATAAAAAGGAGACTTGTACATTATTTCATTCAGTTATTGCCGTAATACCAAGACCTGTGAATTAGTCGTTCCACTTTTTTGTCTGTATCATGAATGGAAAGCAgataagaaaaatacaaaaatccaCTATCAAGCTCTGTGAACGAGCCGGCGAGGGCAAAATAAAGTTTGGTTGAGTATAAGCTAGGCTGTTTTTCTGGTTACAGTACTGTTGAGCTCCAATGTGCGACATTACTGAGCTGCAGACTGCTGTCTGTAGGGTCTCTGTGTGAAGCGGGGTCAGACAGTCAGTCGGTTGTTGGAAGGCTGTAGGGGGCTCCAGGAAGCTGTATGGGCAGATGCTTCCTGTGAGTACTGGCTTTCCTCTTTGCTCATCCCCACTGTACATAGCCGCCGATGTCTCAGCAGCCTGTCTGTCCGTGAGAAGCTCTATAGTCGAGGGTATAGAAGAAGTGAGTGAAATAACACCACTGACACTGCTAACAAAATTGGTTTGCTTTAATGctcttaaaataaattaagCTGAAACAAGGGCTATCTCACCTGATGGCAGCGATCACACTGGTACGGCTTCTCTCCGCTGTGCACCCTCTTGTGTCTGTCCAGGTGGTAACGCTGAATGAACCGCATATCACACGCATCACAAGCAAATGGCTTCTCTCCTGTAAACAACAACGGGCCCAACATTTAGCAGTATACCAAGACTCATGGCATATTTGATCTGTAGTGAGAGAGGAAGGCCACATTGAAGAGGTGAGTTCTCACCTGTATGTGTCAGTATGTGTCGCTTGAGGTGATAGCTACTCCGGAAAGCTCCATAGCAGTGGTCACAGATGAAATTCTTCTGGACTTTCAAGGAACTGTCATCGTCGTCCATATCCATTGTCGGAATAAAATGCTAACAGGAATCACAGAATGAGTTTTAAGTGAACTTAACATCAGGATTAGATGTTTGCTTTAAAGGGAAGCTCTGTAACTATCCTCACCTCGACTTTAACTTTGCTGGATGATCCTGCTTTTTTGTGCTTCTTCTTGGGTTGCATATTCTGGTTTGCCTGCATGTCCTTTCCATCAGCCAGTCTTGATGAGTGATAATCCCCGTCTTTTCGGATCAACTGTAGGAGGAAGGAATGGTCCTTTGTTAATTGCACAGTATGCCAGCTTGTAATCAAGCAGCAAACACAAAGTCTGATATACAAGGCAACACTCTAACCCTTTAGAATGTAGCTGTCAATGcaatttcaacacatttttaataatgctGTATGATGTAGTTTTAAGTAGATATTAATGCATCTGCCAACAACTATAACTCATCCTGTGGTCATCCATAAGGAGAAGCTAATGTATCTATATAGATAATGAATAACAATGTAGTAAAAATGGTTGTATTCATAGGATAAGTTAT
The Eleginops maclovinus isolate JMC-PN-2008 ecotype Puerto Natales chromosome 1, JC_Emac_rtc_rv5, whole genome shotgun sequence genome window above contains:
- the znf740b gene encoding zinc finger protein 740b isoform X1, producing MTHHSNNSVRDHMKWAGLLGCEAVLSSMALMQANNIPGQKRMMSPLGQGHRSSPESHQTHSQLSHNQHGLQVHHQQPHQSHMGHPSAGSCPPLLIRKDGDYHSSRLADGKDMQANQNMQPKKKHKKAGSSSKVKVEHFIPTMDMDDDDSSLKVQKNFICDHCYGAFRSSYHLKRHILTHTGEKPFACDACDMRFIQRYHLDRHKRVHSGEKPYQCDRCHQSFSRTDRLLRHRRLCTVGMSKEESQYSQEASAHTASWSPLQPSNNRLTV
- the znf740b gene encoding zinc finger protein 740b isoform X2 gives rise to the protein MALMQANNIPGQKRMMSPLGQGHRSSPESHQTHSQLSHNQHGLQVHHQQPHQSHMGHPSAGSCPPLLIRKDGDYHSSRLADGKDMQANQNMQPKKKHKKAGSSSKVKVEHFIPTMDMDDDDSSLKVQKNFICDHCYGAFRSSYHLKRHILTHTGEKPFACDACDMRFIQRYHLDRHKRVHSGEKPYQCDRCHQSFSRTDRLLRHRRLCTVGMSKEESQYSQEASAHTASWSPLQPSNNRLTV